The Amycolatopsis mongoliensis genome includes a window with the following:
- a CDS encoding GNAT family N-acetyltransferase codes for MSEEVVMGADKVRGGACPDPTSPAGTTARRTVDLTDGRRVSVDLLTAADAPELGAAIEHADPETLYRRFCGPPPRVTPKLLRRLTELDYERRYALVARAADGHGVAVARYEATGEPGVADVAVVVDPAWRRAGLATALVRMLAEAAVAHGFTRFTATYFADNVPVSELLDEAGGKRVIAHGIAEAVVPLGT; via the coding sequence GTGTCCGAGGAGGTGGTGATGGGAGCCGACAAGGTACGGGGTGGGGCTTGTCCTGATCCAACTTCGCCCGCCGGGACCACTGCGCGCAGGACCGTCGATCTCACCGACGGACGGCGCGTTTCGGTCGACCTGCTCACCGCGGCCGACGCCCCCGAGCTGGGAGCGGCTATCGAGCACGCCGACCCGGAGACCCTGTACCGCCGCTTTTGCGGGCCACCACCTCGCGTCACCCCGAAACTCCTTCGGCGCCTCACCGAACTGGACTACGAACGTCGCTACGCCCTCGTCGCCCGCGCGGCGGACGGACACGGGGTCGCCGTCGCGCGCTACGAAGCCACCGGTGAACCGGGGGTGGCGGATGTCGCTGTGGTCGTGGACCCCGCGTGGCGGCGCGCCGGTCTGGCCACCGCCCTCGTCCGCATGCTCGCCGAAGCTGCGGTGGCGCACGGTTTCACCCGGTTCACCGCCACGTACTTCGCCGACAACGTTCCCGTCAGTGAGTTGCTCGACGAAGCCGGTGGCAAGCGAGTGATCGCCCACGGAATCGCCGAAGCGGTCGTCCCGCTGGGCACATGA
- a CDS encoding CBS domain-containing protein, protein MRAREIMSTPTIAVTPAATLREAATVMFARGFTSLPVIDPDGRLLGVLSDVDVLRELCRAGAPDSGSALEGWTRTAGSAMGPGPAVAASTRVHDLANRMAELGTRSLPVVEEGLVVGMVTLRDVLAALTGAHERLRPTARRRL, encoded by the coding sequence ATGCGCGCACGCGAGATCATGTCCACGCCGACGATCGCCGTCACCCCCGCCGCGACGCTCCGCGAAGCGGCCACGGTCATGTTTGCCCGCGGGTTCACCAGCCTGCCGGTGATCGATCCGGACGGCAGGCTACTGGGCGTACTGTCCGATGTAGACGTTCTCCGGGAACTGTGCCGGGCCGGCGCCCCCGACTCCGGCTCGGCACTCGAAGGCTGGACCCGGACAGCCGGTTCGGCGATGGGGCCGGGGCCGGCCGTCGCGGCGAGCACCCGCGTGCACGACCTGGCGAACCGCATGGCCGAGCTGGGAACACGCTCGTTACCCGTGGTGGAAGAGGGATTGGTGGTCGGCATGGTGACGTTGCGCGACGTGCTGGCGGCGCTCACCGGCGCGCATGAACGCCTACGACCTACCGCCCGGCGGCGTCTGTGA
- a CDS encoding universal stress protein, with translation METPGRDDIIVGVDRSTTGEAALHWAVAEAAASGRRVVALRAWTCEPEYDLGAGVTGWPETAELRQRRELDEIIERVQAAHPGVQIRPEVIGHSPAVALVEASRTAAMMVLGVHRHGASPPVAVGSVADQCLQEATCPVVIIPCGIDADDRAGPWRPQDPSKSKEFHGP, from the coding sequence ATGGAAACGCCAGGACGTGACGACATCATCGTTGGTGTGGACCGTTCGACCACCGGCGAGGCGGCGCTTCACTGGGCAGTCGCCGAGGCCGCCGCGAGCGGGCGCCGGGTCGTCGCACTGCGGGCCTGGACGTGCGAGCCGGAGTATGACCTCGGCGCCGGCGTCACCGGCTGGCCGGAAACCGCCGAGTTGCGGCAACGGCGTGAACTCGACGAAATCATCGAGCGGGTCCAGGCGGCCCATCCCGGCGTGCAGATCCGGCCCGAGGTGATCGGGCATTCACCCGCGGTCGCGCTCGTCGAAGCTTCCCGGACGGCGGCGATGATGGTCCTCGGCGTCCACCGGCACGGCGCGTCGCCGCCGGTGGCTGTCGGCTCGGTCGCAGACCAGTGCTTGCAGGAGGCGACGTGCCCGGTGGTGATCATCCCCTGCGGCATCGACGCCGATGACCGGGCTGGTCCGTGGCGGCCGCAGGATCCCTCGAAGTCCAAGGAGTTCCACGGACCCTGA
- a CDS encoding CapA family protein, translating to MTTLKGGEMNPVTVFLCGDVMPARGVDQILPCSGDPALREPVVDDARTYVALAEKVSGPIPRPVDFSWPWGVALPVLEAEAPDVRLINLETSVTAGGEFALDKQLHYRMSPGNLPVLTAVRPDACALANNHVLDFGVAGLTDTLGVLNQAGLRGLGAGYDVIEATEPVIVPVDGTRRVVIFAAGMASSGVPRRWAATGTQPGVSFVRDLSGRSAAEVSRRVLEHKRPGDVGIVSLHWGTNWGYRVDPSQVRFAHRLIDAGVDVVYGHSSHHPRPIEVYRNRLILYGCGDAINDYEGIPGHSNYRDDLRLLYFASFKSGSGELASLRMLPLQARKMRLEHPADRDVEWLRSRLDSVCRPFGVRVGREPSGMLQIGQAQLPH from the coding sequence GTGACCACCCTGAAGGGAGGAGAGATGAACCCGGTTACCGTGTTTTTGTGCGGTGACGTGATGCCGGCCCGCGGGGTCGATCAGATTCTCCCCTGTTCCGGAGATCCCGCGTTGCGGGAGCCCGTCGTCGACGATGCACGCACGTATGTCGCGCTGGCCGAGAAGGTGAGCGGACCCATCCCGCGCCCGGTCGATTTTTCCTGGCCGTGGGGCGTGGCCCTCCCGGTGCTCGAAGCGGAGGCGCCGGACGTCCGGCTGATCAACCTGGAGACCAGTGTCACCGCCGGCGGCGAGTTCGCGCTGGACAAGCAACTGCACTACCGGATGAGTCCCGGCAACCTGCCGGTGCTGACCGCGGTCCGTCCGGACGCCTGTGCGCTGGCGAACAACCACGTCCTGGACTTCGGCGTGGCCGGGCTCACCGACACCCTCGGCGTCCTGAACCAAGCAGGGCTTCGCGGGCTCGGCGCCGGGTACGACGTCATCGAGGCAACGGAGCCGGTCATCGTCCCCGTCGACGGGACCCGGCGTGTCGTGATCTTCGCGGCGGGCATGGCGAGCAGCGGTGTTCCCCGGCGCTGGGCCGCGACAGGGACTCAGCCCGGTGTCTCGTTCGTCCGCGACCTGTCCGGCCGCAGCGCCGCCGAGGTGAGCCGGCGGGTGCTGGAGCACAAGAGGCCCGGCGACGTCGGGATCGTGTCGCTGCACTGGGGTACGAACTGGGGGTATCGGGTGGATCCGAGCCAGGTGCGTTTCGCGCATCGGCTGATCGATGCCGGTGTCGACGTCGTCTACGGGCACTCCTCGCACCACCCCCGGCCGATCGAGGTGTACCGCAACAGGCTGATCCTCTACGGCTGTGGCGACGCCATCAACGACTACGAGGGAATACCCGGACACAGCAACTACCGGGATGACCTTCGGCTGCTGTACTTCGCTTCGTTCAAATCAGGCAGCGGGGAACTGGCCTCGCTGCGCATGCTGCCTCTGCAGGCGCGGAAGATGCGGCTCGAGCACCCCGCAGACCGGGACGTCGAATGGCTGCGCTCGCGGCTCGACAGCGTGTGCCGCCCGTTCGGCGTCCGAGTCGGCCGAGAACCGTCCGGCATGCTGCAGATCGGTCAGGCCCAGCTGCCGCATTGA